CATCACCCATGGACATGAAGACCACATCGGTGCGATGCCTTATCTGTTTAAAGAACTTCAATTCCCTATCTATGCGACACCGCTTGCACTTGCTATGATAGAAAACAAGTTCAATGAACATGGATTAAGCGCACACACCAAACATTTCAACTTTGTAACACTTAGACAACAGTATCAGGTCGGTGATATGAAGATAGAATGGCTGCATAATACCCACTCCATCATTGATGCCTGTTCTCTTGCGATTGAAACACCTGCAGGGATCATCATGCATACGGCTGACTTTAAAGTAGACCACACCCCTGTGGATAACTATACGATGGACCTGCGTCGTTATGCGCACTACGGAGAAAAAGGTGTGCTTTGTCTTTTCTCTGATTCGACGAACTCACACAACCCAGGATTCACAAAGAGTGAAAAAGTGGTGGGGAGAACATTTGACTCACTCTTTGATCTTGCAAAAGGAAGGGTCATCATGTCAACCTTCTCTTCCAATGTACACCGTATCTTCCAGGCAATGGAAAGAGCAGTAAAACACGGTAGAAAGGTCTGTGTGATCGGTCGTTCCATGGAGCGCAATGTCGAGACAAACAGGGCTCTTGGTTTTGTAGACATTGAAGAGAAACACTTCATCGAAGTACACGAAGTACCAAAATATGCGGACCATGAAGTACTGATTGTCACCACGGGTTCTCAAGGGGAAACCATGGCTGCATTGAACCGTATGGCAACGGATGAGCATAGACACATCAAACTTAAACCATCAGACACGGTCATAATATCTGCTTCAGCGATTCCTGGGAACGAAGCTTCTGTCTCCAGTCTTATGAATAAACTAATGAAAGCAGGTGTCACGGTACGATACAAAGAGTTTGGGGACATTCATGTTTCTGGTCACGCATCACAAGAAGAGCAAAAGCTCATCTTGAGACTGATCCAACCTAAATTCTTCCTGCCTGTTCACGGTGAATATAACCATATTGCAAAACATGCCAAAACAGCTGTGGAGTGTGGTGTAGACGAAAGAAATATCTTGCTGATGAGTGATGGGGATCAGGTAGAGATCACCACGAAGTACCTCAAAAAAGTGAAAACAGTCAAAAGCGGTAAAACCTATATCGATAATCAAAACAACATGACGATCGAAAACGATGTCGTACTTGACAGACAAAAACTGGCTGAAGACGGTATCGTCAATGTCGTAGCACAGATCAGTCAAAGCAACCAGAAAGTCGTTGGGAAACCGGTAGTTTCAAGTCACGGACTTGTAGCGGCCAAAGAAGATAAAAAGTTTGAAAAAGAGATCGAGGTACTGCTTGAGACCATGCTGCTCAACATGAAACCTGAAGCATTGAAAAACCATAGAGATATTGAAAATGAGATCCGTAATGTCGTTAGAAAACATGTGGTACGTACGAAAAAGAGATATCCGCTTATCATTCCTACGATCTTCATCATCTAAGTTACTTCTGCCTTAGGGCAGGAGATAGGATCATTCGCCTTATCTCTATTTCACTGAAAGAAAAACACACATCTCTCCTTCACTGCTAATTATGCTATAATCCTTTAAAAATATATAAAGACTGAACCATGGATCTCATTAAAATTGCACAAGAAACGTTTCACATTGAAGCAGATGCCCTATACAAAGCTGCCGAACGTCTGGACCAAAACTTTCTAGATGCTATTTCACTGATATTGGGAACCAAGGGAAAGCTCATCATCACCGGTGTAGGGAAATCCGGTCTTGTAGGTGCCAAAATGGCTGCTACTTTCGCAAGTACGGGGACATCAAGTTTCTTTTTGCATCCGACAGAAGCACTGCATGGTGACTTGGGGATGATAAGCAAAAACGACACCCTGCTCGCCATCAGCAGCAGCGGAGAGAGCGAAGAGCTTACCAAGATCCTTCCCCATATCAAACGTTTTGATATCCCGCTTATCGGACTGACAGGAAATGCACATTCATCGCTTGGCTCTTACGCGGATGTTTTTCTTGATATTTCCGTGGAGAAAGAAGCCTGTCCCCTGGGTGCGGCACCTACGACATCCACCACGCTGACCATGGCACTGGGTGATGCTTTGGCTGTAGCACTCATGGAAGAAAGAGGGTTTAAGCAAGAGGATTTTGCCTCTTTCCACCCCGGAGGCTCACTGGGAAGAAAACTGTTCGTGAAGATCAAAGATCTCATGAGAACAACCGATCTGCCTATCATCAAAGATACGACCAACCTGAAAGATGCCATTGTGGCCATGAGCGAAGGGAAACTCGGTACGGTACTAATCGTAGATGCAGAAGACAGATTTATCGCTATTTTAAGTGATGGTGACCTTAGACGGGCACTGATGAAAGAAGGATTCAGTTTAGACCACCTGGCTATAGAATATGCCAGCCGGAATCCTAAAAGCTATACCAATACAGAACTACTGGCAAGTGATGCCCTTGAAATTATAGAAAATGGGCGTATACAACTTTTGCCTATTACGAATGATACAGGTAAGATCATCGGTGTATTGCACATCCATGATCTGGTCAATGCCGGTATTAAAAGTAAATAAGAACAACTATACGACTAGTCGTATGAGCCATCTGCTGAAGATGACACAGCGTCAGCGTAGCAAGTAAAGCTTTGCTTTACCTGCGTTACAAAGGATAACAACAATGAGACTAAACAAATATATATCGCATAACACCAAATATTCAAGAAGAGAAGCAGATAAGCTTATTGAAGAGGGTGAAGTCACCCTTAATAAAAAAGTGTTGAAAGATTTTGGCTATGAAGTAGAAGAAGGTGACCATATCTATGTCAAAGGCAGACCTGTCAAACAGACTAAAGAAGTGACTGTGATCGTTTACAACAAACCCAAAGGGGTGCTGGTCACAAAAAAAGATGACAGAGGTCGTGCAACTATCTACCATAAACTACCAGGCAAATACAGACACTTTGTACCCGTAGGTAGACTGGACTATGCCTCGGAAGGACTTTTGCTCTTGACAGACTCTCCAGAAGTTGCCACAGCCCTTATGGAAAGTAGTTTAGACCGAACCTATAACCTGAAGATAGACAAATCTGTCACACAGGAGATGATCAACGCGATGCAGGAGGGTCTTGTACTCGAGGATGCCCGTGCAGGTGCCCATGAGAAAAGCAAGATATACAGCATGGAGTTCGCACCTTTTGTACAGTTTGAAATACGGGCAGAAGGGAAAAATTTTACAAAGCTTCGTGTCACCATCACCGAAGGTAAGAACAGAGAACTAAGACGTTTCTTTGCACATTTTGAAGCGAAGGTCCTCGACCTTAAACGTGTCGCCTTTGGAGGGATAGAACTGAACAACCTGCCTACGAACAAAACACGTTACTTTACACGCAGAGAATATGATGATCTGCATAAATTCATGAAACGTAGAAAAAGCAATGCCGAAATAGAAGCAAAGAACAAAGCCAATGCCCTGAAACAAGAGGCAAAAAAGTCTGAGACATCAAAAAAGATCAGTAAAAAAGATTAAGCTTTGCCAAACCTTGCACTGAAATATCGTCCCAAAACACTCGATGCACTCATAGGCCAATCACACCTTTTAGGTGAGCATGCCATACTGCGAAAACTGATCACCACAGGCACCCTCTCCCATACTTTTTTTTACGGACCGCCGGGCTGTGGGAAAACCACACTTGCAAGGGTGATCGCTACCCTTCTTGATAGACCTTTTTACGAAATGAATGCCACTACACTCAAGATCGAAGATCTGCGTAAGATCTTTAAAGAGTACACCAATGCCTTACAAAAACCTCTTATTTTCATAGATGAAGTCCATAGACTCAGCAAAAATCAACAAGAAGTACTCTTGCCATTCATGGAGAACCAGGCGGCTCTGGTCATCGGTGCATCTACGGAAAACCCTTACTACTCACTGACTGCTGCAATGCGCTCCCGTTCTCATCTTTTTGGACTCGAAGCCGTCAGTCAAAAAGCGTTGCATGCCTATCTGGATCACATTCTCCAATTAGAAGAGATCCTCATAGAAGAGGAGGCAAAAGAGTACCTTGTCTTTTCGAGTGGCGGTGATGTCCGGGCCATGCTAAACCTGCTTGAGAGTGCTGCTGCAGTTGAAAGTCCCATTCGTCTTTCCACACTCAAACAGATACGCCCCCATGCCATGCAAGCAGGAAGTGCGGAGAGTGAAAGCCACTATGAACTGACCTCTGCCATGATAAAAAGTATTCGGGGGTCTGATATCGATGCTTCTATCTATTATCTTGCCAGACTGATAGACGGGGGAGAACCTGCAGAATTCATTGCAAGACGTTTGGCCATACTGGCCAGCGAGGATATAGGAAACGCTAATCCCCCTGCCCTCAATCTTGCCAGTTCCACACTCAACATCGTCAAACATATAGGATATCCCGAAGCAAGGATCTCTCTCTCCCAACTGGTTATCTACCTTGCCTCGTCACCCAAGTCCAACAGTGCCTACATGGCTATAAACCATGCGCTTAAAGATATATCGGCCGGAGAGATACATCCTATTCCATCCCATATTAAAACGCATGCAAAAAACTATCTCTATCCTCATGACTTTGGCGGCTGGGTCAAACAATCCTACCTTTCAGTACCCAAAAAATATTATGATACCAAACAGATAGGTTTTGAAAAAACCCTTTGGCAATGGCATGAGAAAATCGAGTCTAAAAAATAAGACACTTTTTTAACACATTTCTGTGATATAATTCACATTATTAAATAGAAAAAGGAAGTCTAATGAAAAGAAACATACTTAAATGTATTCTTATTTCGGGTACAAGTATTGCCTTATTAAATGGCTGTACTGGCTCAGAAATGGCGCCTAACAATGCCACACAGACAGGCGCGGCAACGGGTGCTGTAGCAGGCGCCGTCATAGGGTACAATACTGGTCACCATAGTGGAAGAAATGCCGTTATCGGCGGTCTTTTAGGTGCAGCAGTGGGTGCAGGTGTAGGAAATGCCGTGGACAATAGCAATCCAGAACCAGTAGAAACGGGTGGATGGCAATAGCCTGAACCTGACCATAAAAAGGAAATACAATGAAATTAACCAAACCGATATTGGCTGCTACAGCAGCTGCTTTTATGTTGGGAGGCTGTTACAATCAACCTGGCCTAGTTCAAGATGAAAGTTATGATCGTACAAAAACAGGTGTAGCTGCCGGTGCCTTGGCAGGTTCAATGATAGGCTATAATACAGGTAAACACGACGCAAAAAGTGCCATCATTGGCGGTCTTCTAGGTGCTGCTGTAGGTGGGGCTATCGGCTACAATATGGACCAGCAGGCCAATGAAGTTGCCCGTGCACTAGGTACAGGTGTAAATAATGATCCTCTGGCAGCACTTGATCCACGCAGAGACATTGTTGTATCAAAATATAATAACTATGTAAAGATCATATTTAGAGATCGCATGATGTTCGCTACGGGATCATCCAAACTGCAGTCAAATGCAAGATATAAAGTACAAAAAGTAGCGCAAGTCTTACGTAACTATCCTCAAACTGTTGTAGGTGTAGCAGGATTTACAGATGATGTAGGAAGCTACCAATACAACCTTGGACTTTCACAAAGACGTGCAGCCACTGTAAGTGATATCCTTGCCGTGAACGGAAGACCATACACAAAAGGATGTTCGTACGATAAAGCTATCGCGCCGAATAACTCAGCTGAGAATAGAGCACTGAACAGAAGAGTAGAAGTCTATCTTTATGCAGACAGGAACAAAATGTCTGATCCTTGCCGTTAACCTCGGCTATTTCAATAAGCTAAGCTCCCGCTTGGCTTGTTCTGCATTCATTTTTCCGGAAAAATACTGACTTTCCACACTATCGATAGAGGCAATAAGTTTCGCCTTCAGGATCTCTCCTCTCAATCTCTCGTTTACAAATATTTTCATTTCAGAAAAATCAGGAAAAAGCTCTAAAAACTCTGTTTTCAACTTAGAATTATTCCATGCTTGCACTTGTACACTTGCAGGTGTACCGGTCATATCAAGTATTTCCCGTCCTATACTGTCAACGGTCTGATACTGATCAAATTGGTGCTTCTGCTTATACTCTTCATTCTGGAATTTTTCATCTTCCTGGATGTCACCTACAAAATTGGTGATAAAATAAAGAAATCCGATACCTATAACAATAAAGAAAAATAAACTTTTGTCCATCATAAAATCCTAATTATGTATTTACGGTGAAAAGTATACAATAATTTTTGACATATGTGAATTGTAGGTTTAATTTTAAATCTATCTATAATCTAGTACACTAGTTAAAGCGCTATTCGAAGTGAAAAAAAAAGAGGAAAAAATGAAAAAGTTACTGTTGACCCTCCTCATACTTTGCACCGGAACCTATACAAGTTTGTGTGCAGAAGAAACAGACCCCGACCTTCAGCCAACTATACGGGCCGAGATGAGTACAACAAAAAAAATTGCCAGAAAACCGATCAAAAAACTCAGAAAGAAGCCACGCAAAAGACCCGTGATCTACCACCATTACTATACAACGACTATAGAGAGAAACTGCGATAGCTATATCAATATCATCAACGAGAAGAATAAAGAAATCGAAGCATTAACAAAAGAGATAAAGAACTTAAGAGAAAATAAATATGAAATAATGCGACAACAACTCAAAGAAGCCTATGACAAAGAGTTGAAAAAATTTGAGGAAAGATAGAAGCTACAAGTACAGGTTATCATATTAAAACACTCTAAACCGCATTTAAAGCCCCTTTTACCAGTGCCCCTAGTAATCCTACCCCGTAACCAAACAAACACTTTACAGACGTTTTATAAACATGCAACAAGATGGGTACATCCGAAGTGTTTGACTATAGCGGAATTGCACTTGTGATTAGAATTGGCGCATTAACTGATAGATATCAGGATAAGCATGCTTAAAGCATTTCAGGTATGTTAAGTGATTGTTTGAAAATATTGATTATGAATTTGTAGATGGTGCGGATGAGAGGACTCGAACCTCCACGCCGTAAAGCACCAGATCCTAAGTCTGGCGTGTATACCAATTTCACCACATCCGCATGTGATTGTTTTACAGAACAATAAAAAGTAAGTGGTACACCCGTTAGGATTCGAACCTAAGACCCTCGCCTTAGAAGGGCGATGCTCTATCCAGCTGAGCTACGAGTGCACAAAAATATAATAATAAATACCAAAACTGATACATTAAATGGTACGCCAGAGAGGACTCGAACCCCTAACCCTCAGATCCGAAGTCTGATGCTCTATCCAATTGAGCCACTAGCGCTTCATCATTCGGGTGGTTACCCTGTTTAATTACCAATGGGGTGGATGACGGGGCTCGAACCCGCGACACCCAGTGCCACAAACTGGTGCTCTACCAACTGAACTACATCCACCATAATTAAATGATTACTTATTATTATAACGTTAAATATCTAAATGGTCGGAGTGAAAGGACTCGAACCTTCGACCCCCTGGTCCCAAACCAGGTGCGCTACCAGACTGCGCTACACTCCGTTACCTTATAAAAAGGAACGCAATTATAGTCAAAAGGTTTCCATTTGTCAATAGATTTTGGAAAAAAAGTAAAAAATATGTATTTAATCACTAAATTAGAGGTACTTTAGGCGTTAATGAGTATAATGATTCCATCTTCGATACAGGGTTAACATATGAACAGTATATTTGAACAGATCAATGGTTTTTTAGGTTCTGTTTTCTTCTTTGACATCTTTTTTGGCAGTATGGAAGGGACAAGTATGCCTTTCATTGTTGCATGGCTTATCGTGGGAGGGGTGTTTCTTACGTTTCGTTTTGGCTTTATTAACGCACGCATGTTCGGTCATGCGTTTAAGATCATCACAGGCAAATATAAGACTGCCGATGACGTAGGAGAGATCACCCCTTTCCAGTCTTTAACCACCGCCCTATCCGCCACAGTCGGGCTTGGAAATATCGCAGGGGTGGCCATTGCCATTGCGGTAGGAGGTCCCGGCGCAACCTTCTGGATGATCTTGGCAGGCTTCTTTGGTATGACACTCAAATTCACCGAAGTGACCCTTGCACAGATCTATAGAGAGAGAAGGCCCGACGGGCGCATTATGGGCGGAGCGATGCAGTATCTTTCCATAGGGCTTGCCTCTAAAGGATATATCAAACTGGGGAAAATACTCGCTGTAATGTTCGCTGTGCTTGCCATAGGCGGATCTTTGGGTGCGGGGAATGCATTCCAAACTTCACAGGCCATGGGGGCACTTTCAGAACGTATCCCTTTTTTTCAGGAGTATCCGATCGTTTTTGGTCTGATTTTGGCAACACTGGTAGGGTTCGTCATTATCGGAGGTATTAAACGTATCGCAAGTACGGCAGAGAAGATCGTTCCTGTCATGATAGTTATCTATTTGACCGCATCTTTATGGATCCTCATCACCAATGCTTCTCAAGTACCTGCTGCTATCTCGACCATCTTTCATGAAGCATTTGCCCCTACTGCCGTTGCAGGTGGACTCATTGGAGTACTTGTACAAGGTTTTAAGCGTGCTGCCTTCTCAAGTGAAGCGGGTATAGGATCCGCTGCCATTGTACACTCTACTGCCTCGGTCAAATACCCTGTCAGACAGGGGATGGTCGCACTTTACGAACCTTTTATAGATACCATTGTTATCTGTAGTATGACAGCACTTGTGATCGTCACTACAGGTGTCTATGACCCTGGTGGAGAGTTTGCGAACCTTGTCGCTTCAAAACAGGGTGCGGCACTGACAGCGGCGGCCTACGGAACGGTTATTTCATGGTTCCCGATTATCTTGTCATTTTCCATTGTACTTTTTGCTTTTTCCACGATGATCTCATGGTCTTATTACGGTGAGCGTTCCTGGACGTACCTGTTTGGAGAAAAATACACGCTGTTGTATAAACTGATCTTTGTCTCATTCACGGTCATTTCATCCGTTACCAGTGCTTCAACGCTGTTAGAATTCTCTGACCTTCTCATCCTGGGAATGGCCCTACCGAACCTTATCGGGCTCTATATGCTGCAGGGTATTGTGCATGCAAACCTCAAAGCGTATCTTGCAAAATGGAAAAGTGGGGAGTTGGATAGAGAGTGTATAGAGAAAGGGGTTTGTGAACCCGGGTCGTAGATTAGAGCGAATCTATTTTAAAAACAGGGAGATGGTTTAAACCATCTCTACACCCTTTTCTCCCTGTGCAAGTGCACCGATCACATAACCGTCTGTGTTGGCAAGTACGGCATCTACATTTTCAGGGTCAACTACCCATACCATTCCTACACCCATATTGAAGGCTCTGTACATCTCTTCTTCTTCGACATACTGGCTCATGAATTCAAAGATCGGCAGTACCCTGATACTCTCTTTGTTTACGATCGCTTTAATACCCTCCGGAAGGACCCTAGGAAGGTTTTCTACGATCCCCCCGCCTGTGATGTGTGCTAAGGCTTTCACATACTGTTTATTGGCTTTATACTCTTTGACATAGATACGTGTCGGCTCGAGCAAGGTCTCTACAAGTGGTTTGCCATTAAAATCATCCTGAAGGTTCATACCCAGCTTGTCAAAGAAAAGCTTTCTCACGAGCGAATAGCCGTTAGAATGTACACCGGAGCTTGGCATAGCAATAAGCACCTGCCCCTCTTTCACATTGGCTACCGTGTCCATTTCCGAACGCTCTGCGATACCTACTGCAAATCCTGCGAGGTCAAAGTCATCATCCGAATACATACCCGGCATTTCAGCTGTTTCACCACCCACAAGTGCACATTCAGATCTACGACAACCCTCTGCGATACCCGCAACGACATCTTTTGCATTCTCAGGCAGCAATTTACCCGTTGCATAGTAATCCAGGAAAAACATCGGTGTACCGTTGTTACAGATAAGATCATTGACACACATCGCTACAAGGTCGATACCTACGGTATCAAGTTTCCCGCTCTCTATGGCAATACGAAGCTTCGTCCCCACACCATCTGTTGCAGAAAGGATCACCGGCTCTTTATAGCCCGTTGGCAGTGCATAGGCACCGGCGAATGAACCTATACCGCCGATGACATTTTTATCGAACGTTGATTTTACATCACTTTTGATCGCTTCTACAAACTCATTACCTGCATCGATATCTACACCGGCATCTTTATATGATATATTTGACATCAGTTATTGTCCTTTTCATTGGTTTCTTCACATTTACACGCAGGGAAAATCTTTTTAAGCATAATAAGCCCTGGACAAAAGCCTGTCAGTCCTGCGATCACAAGCATGACCATCATGGCAAATTGTAAAATAAACGCGGCTGCATACATACCGGAACCTGCCAAGCCCATCACAAAGCCCAGGATACTAGCCTGTATTAAACGTTGTATCTTTTCAGCACACATTTAAAAGTCCTTATTAGAAATTGGCGTATTATATCTAATTTTAGCTGTTTAACTTCCGTTATCACTAAGGAGGACGCTTTTGAAGCAAAGCTCCAAAATGTCTATTTCTAAAACTTTAACATCTAGTCAATTTTTTAGAAAAATAGATTGTTAACACTATGTTCACGATTCAGCATTTAGTGCTTCACTGCACTGTATTTTAATACTTGTCTTCAGCAGAGGGCTCAAACAACTGGTTATGTTAAGAACGAAGTTTTCGTCCTAACTTCTCTTCCACAGAACCTACTTTGTTACCCAGTCTGCCTACCGGCCCCTCACGCCAATCGATCTTGATCGAACTGTAGACACGGCCACAATCTTTTTGAAGCTCTTCATAGGCTCTGTTGATCACTGCCAAAACCTCTTCTACGGTTTCACCCTCTATGATCGTGCCCATAGGTGTGAGCTGATACGCCAATCCGCTTTGATCTACAATGTCCAATACCCTTGCTACAAAGGCACTTTTACTCTGGGTTTTTTCCGTAGGGAACATACTGAATTCTACTAATGCTGACATGATCATCCTTATTCTTTTAATTTATTTTTGATGTTATAACAGATTATAGGTTATAATCCAGCATAGTTAGGGAGAAAGGTTTAAAATGGTGGATATGATTGTTGTAGGTGCTGGTGCAGCAGGGCTCGTCGCTGCCATCATGTCTGCACGGGCAGGACAAAAGGTACTACTGCTGGAACAAAACAGCAAGATCGGTAAAAAAATACTTGTTTCTGGTAACGGAAAATGCAACATAGGCAACAGATACATCGCTTCACACCGTTTTCATGGAGAGAGTCCAGATTTTATAGAGGCCGTGTTGAAAGGGTATGACTTTCAAGTCGTAGAAAAGTTTTTCACATCCCTGGGGCTTGTGCTCATCGAAGGCAAAGAGGGGAAAATGTTTCCTATGTCATTGCAGGCGAGTTCCGTGGTTGAAATACTTGAGTATGAAGCCAAAAATGCAGGAGTGGAGATCCTCTGCGACTGTGCAGTCACATCCCTAAATAAAGAAGAGGATATTTTTACAGTCGAAACATCCCAGGGGACAAAGCGTTGCAAAAAACTCCTTTTGGCCTCAGGTTCACCTGCCGCACCGCAACTTGGAGGTTCGAACTCCGGATATGCCTTTGCCACAAAGATGGGACACAGTCTCATACCCCGGCACCCTTCTCTCGTGCAACTCTGTTCAGATGAAACATGGGTGAAAAGCTGTGCAGGAGTGAAAGTAGGCGGTGTAGCGCAACTCCATGCAAACGGAGAGTACATCACCGAGGAAAAGGGTGATCTGCTTTTTACAAACTATGGGATAAGCGGATTGGCCATCCTGGATCTCAGCCGGGAAGTGAGTACAAGGCTGGCTAATTATGACTATTGTGAGCTCAACCTGGACCTCATGCCGGAACTCAGCAAAGAAAAACTCACCAACCTACTGCTGAACCGCATAAAAAAAGAAAGTGAAAAACCTGTAGAGATATGGCTTCACGGTGTCATCAACAAAAAACTCATCTCAGTTATTCTAGAACAGTCCAAATGCAAAGCCAAACAAGAAAAAGAGTTAAACAGAAAAGAGATCAGCAAACTGGTCTACACCCTTAAAAATCTAAAACTCTCTATCAACGATACCAAAGGTTTCAGGGGTGCAGAAGTAGCCACAGGCGGTATCAACACCACTGAAATAAACCCGGAAACGATGGAATCAAAACTTGTACCTAACCTCTATTTTGCGGGAGAGATACTCGATGTCGACGGTGACAGAGGAGGGTTTAATTTTCACTTTGCCTGGGTAAGTGGAATGAAAGTAGGAAAAAATCTATCATTGTAGATTTTATCTCTTTGGAATGTAAAAAATAGTTTTTTTGTTGTAAGTTTGAGGGGTGTTGAGAGGAAGCATGCGGTCAAGTATGTGACCGAACAAACTCCTCCGAAGATGCAGTGAGATATACCCCCACTTACGCTTTAGCGGCAGGGGTATCGGCATTGAGTGCCAGAAAAGAACTATTTTGCGTTCTTTTTGTCTCTTGCCATTCTCTTTCGTATATTCTCATCCAAATATTTCTTTCTGATTCTGATAGAGACTGGCGTAATTTCGATAAGCTCATCGTCTTCTATCCATTCCATTGCGCTTTCAAGGGTAATAGGTCTTGGTGGTACAAGCTTGATCGCATCATCGGCACCCGAAGTTCTCATGTTTGTAAGCTGTTTTCCTTTAAGCGGGTTCACATCCAAGTCACCTGGTCTTGCAGATTCCCCGATAACCATTCCCGAATAGACTTTATCTTGCGGTTTGATGAACATCACACCTCTGGCCTGAAGGTTAAAGATAGAGAAGGCTACTGCCTCACCGTTATCCATAGAGACCAGTGCACCCGGTGTTCTGCTTACAACAGTTCCAGAGTAAGGTCTGTACTCCAAGTAAGAGTGGTTCATGATACCTTCACCTTTTGTGTCTGTCAGGAACTCATTTCTAAATCCGATCAATCCACGTGCAGGAATTTCAAATTCAAGTCTTACCGTACCGTCTGGCATTGGTGTGAGTGAAGTCATCTCTGCTTTTCTTTTACCCAATTTTTCAATGGCAACACCCTGGAACTCTTCAGGCACATCGACAACCAGGTGCTCAAACGGCTCCATTTTCACACCGTCTTCTTCTTTCACAACCACTTCCGGACGTGCAAGAAGGAATTCAAACCCTTCTCTTCTCATATTCTCAGCCAAAATACCGATCTGAAGCTCTCCACGACCTGATACTTTAAATGCTGCCTCACCTGTAGGCTCCATACGCATAGCAATATTTGTTTCCATCTCTTTTTCAAGTCTTTCACGGATCTTGTTAGACGTTACGTGTTTACCTTCTGTACCAGCCAAAGGACCATCGTTTACAGACATGATAACTGAAAGTGTCGGCTCTTCAACATGCATAGGATCGAGTGCTACCGGATTCACTGGATCACAGATAGAGTCACCTACATCAATGTCAGAGAATCCTGCGATCGCTACGATATCACCCGCTTCAGCTTCCTGGATCTCGATACGATCCAGTCCTTTAAATCCGATCAGTTTAGAAACCCTGGATTTTGATTTGGAACCATCTGCCTTCACGAGAAGATACTCATCGCCTTTTTTCACCTTCCCGTTAAAGATACGCGTAATACCGATACGACCGACAAAGTTGTCCGAGTCAAGTGTAAATACCTGAGCCTGTGTATCGGCATCCGGTGAACCTTGCGGATAAGGTACTTTTTCCAGAATCGCTTCAAAAAGCGGTGTCATATCTTTGTTTTCGTCTTCCATTTCCCATTTTGCATACCCGTCTCTGGCTGCTGCATAGAGTACTGGGAATT
The sequence above is drawn from the Sulfurovum sp. TSL1 genome and encodes:
- a CDS encoding RNase J family beta-CASP ribonuclease, whose translation is MQNNNQNNENSQNQEPRTPRDRKPNPHRQNRPNAQGENNQNTNRPNPNANRKPHPNRKPNPNRELNGNVPDREAPDGNRNPNPNRKQNPNRKPNPNRDQSAEGTGNKPNPNKKPFSGNKPNQNRGGKNKNRRKNVTTVNDTMRASLEENARVKDATMNPWKKIDMASKGKIRFTPLGGLGEIGGNMAVLETETTAIVIDVGMSFPDETMHGVDILVPDFSYLHTLKGKKDVYIIITHGHEDHIGAMPYLFKELQFPIYATPLALAMIENKFNEHGLSAHTKHFNFVTLRQQYQVGDMKIEWLHNTHSIIDACSLAIETPAGIIMHTADFKVDHTPVDNYTMDLRRYAHYGEKGVLCLFSDSTNSHNPGFTKSEKVVGRTFDSLFDLAKGRVIMSTFSSNVHRIFQAMERAVKHGRKVCVIGRSMERNVETNRALGFVDIEEKHFIEVHEVPKYADHEVLIVTTGSQGETMAALNRMATDEHRHIKLKPSDTVIISASAIPGNEASVSSLMNKLMKAGVTVRYKEFGDIHVSGHASQEEQKLILRLIQPKFFLPVHGEYNHIAKHAKTAVECGVDERNILLMSDGDQVEITTKYLKKVKTVKSGKTYIDNQNNMTIENDVVLDRQKLAEDGIVNVVAQISQSNQKVVGKPVVSSHGLVAAKEDKKFEKEIEVLLETMLLNMKPEALKNHRDIENEIRNVVRKHVVRTKKRYPLIIPTIFII
- a CDS encoding replication-associated recombination protein A, yielding MPNLALKYRPKTLDALIGQSHLLGEHAILRKLITTGTLSHTFFYGPPGCGKTTLARVIATLLDRPFYEMNATTLKIEDLRKIFKEYTNALQKPLIFIDEVHRLSKNQQEVLLPFMENQAALVIGASTENPYYSLTAAMRSRSHLFGLEAVSQKALHAYLDHILQLEEILIEEEAKEYLVFSSGGDVRAMLNLLESAAAVESPIRLSTLKQIRPHAMQAGSAESESHYELTSAMIKSIRGSDIDASIYYLARLIDGGEPAEFIARRLAILASEDIGNANPPALNLASSTLNIVKHIGYPEARISLSQLVIYLASSPKSNSAYMAINHALKDISAGEIHPIPSHIKTHAKNYLYPHDFGGWVKQSYLSVPKKYYDTKQIGFEKTLWQWHEKIESKK
- a CDS encoding pseudouridine synthase, with the protein product MRLNKYISHNTKYSRREADKLIEEGEVTLNKKVLKDFGYEVEEGDHIYVKGRPVKQTKEVTVIVYNKPKGVLVTKKDDRGRATIYHKLPGKYRHFVPVGRLDYASEGLLLLTDSPEVATALMESSLDRTYNLKIDKSVTQEMINAMQEGLVLEDARAGAHEKSKIYSMEFAPFVQFEIRAEGKNFTKLRVTITEGKNRELRRFFAHFEAKVLDLKRVAFGGIELNNLPTNKTRYFTRREYDDLHKFMKRRKSNAEIEAKNKANALKQEAKKSETSKKISKKD
- a CDS encoding SIS domain-containing protein, producing the protein MDLIKIAQETFHIEADALYKAAERLDQNFLDAISLILGTKGKLIITGVGKSGLVGAKMAATFASTGTSSFFLHPTEALHGDLGMISKNDTLLAISSSGESEELTKILPHIKRFDIPLIGLTGNAHSSLGSYADVFLDISVEKEACPLGAAPTTSTTLTMALGDALAVALMEERGFKQEDFASFHPGGSLGRKLFVKIKDLMRTTDLPIIKDTTNLKDAIVAMSEGKLGTVLIVDAEDRFIAILSDGDLRRALMKEGFSLDHLAIEYASRNPKSYTNTELLASDALEIIENGRIQLLPITNDTGKIIGVLHIHDLVNAGIKSK
- a CDS encoding OmpA family protein, with translation MKLTKPILAATAAAFMLGGCYNQPGLVQDESYDRTKTGVAAGALAGSMIGYNTGKHDAKSAIIGGLLGAAVGGAIGYNMDQQANEVARALGTGVNNDPLAALDPRRDIVVSKYNNYVKIIFRDRMMFATGSSKLQSNARYKVQKVAQVLRNYPQTVVGVAGFTDDVGSYQYNLGLSQRRAATVSDILAVNGRPYTKGCSYDKAIAPNNSAENRALNRRVEVYLYADRNKMSDPCR
- a CDS encoding YMGG-like glycine zipper-containing protein codes for the protein MKRNILKCILISGTSIALLNGCTGSEMAPNNATQTGAATGAVAGAVIGYNTGHHSGRNAVIGGLLGAAVGAGVGNAVDNSNPEPVETGGWQ